The Pseudomonas pergaminensis nucleotide sequence CACATTGCGCAAGCCGCTGCCACAGCCGACCCACACGCATACGCTGGGCAGGTTGACCACGGCAAACACCAGTGCAATCACCAGCACATTGGTGACGTAGCCTTCAGCCGGCGTATAGGTGGTGATGGCCCCCAGCGCCATGATCCAGGCCTTGGGGTTCACCCACTGGAACGCCGCCGCGCCGAGGAAGGTCATGGGCTTGCCATGCGCGTCATTGCTGTCGGACATACCGCCCGCCGTCGCGATCTTCCACGCCAGGTACAGCAAGTACGCCGCCCCCACGTAACGCAACAACGTGTAGGCCCATGGGAAGACCTTGAACACCTCGCCCAATCCCAGGCCG carries:
- a CDS encoding LysE family translocator → MIMSTSLLSAFVLFAFVSSITPGPNNTMLLASGVNFGFRRSMPHALGISIGFMLLVISVGLGLGEVFKVFPWAYTLLRYVGAAYLLYLAWKIATAGGMSDSNDAHGKPMTFLGAAAFQWVNPKAWIMALGAITTYTPAEGYVTNVLVIALVFAVVNLPSVCVWVGCGSGLRNVLREPRWLRLFNWSMAALLVLSLYPMLFVS